From Firmicutes bacterium HGW-Firmicutes-1, one genomic window encodes:
- a CDS encoding spore coat protein has protein sequence MSNVLGSLFGNVTDQSADETIAVNGLAAAAASANAYLNATLTSTTPEVRRLFSEYTTQNVMAHEALINLSVKKDWISPYATPEQQLQISYKQSQQAIEDLQ, from the coding sequence ATGAGTAATGTTTTAGGTTCATTATTTGGAAACGTAACAGATCAATCTGCTGATGAGACCATTGCTGTCAATGGCTTAGCTGCTGCTGCTGCATCTGCAAATGCATACTTGAACGCAACTTTAACATCTACAACACCCGAAGTTAGAAGGCTTTTTAGCGAATATACCACACAAAATGTCATGGCACATGAGGCACTCATCAATTTATCCGTTAAGAAAGATTGGATTTCACCTTATGCCACACCAGAACAACAACTGCAAATATCCTATAAGCAATCACAACAGGCAATTGAGGATCTACAGTAA
- the asd gene encoding aspartate-semialdehyde dehydrogenase — translation MDKKLRVGIIGATGMVGQKFITLLYNHPWFDVVCLAASPRSAGKTYYEAVGDRWAQNIEIPKFIGNMMVQDAIAINDIAAEVDFVFCAIDMDKQATKELEEAYAKAEIPVVSNNSAHRGTKDVPMVIPEVNNEHIKIIEAQRKRLGTNRGFIAVKPNCSIQSYVPVLNAWKKLGLKEAVICTYQAISGAGKTFDTWPEMVDNVIPYIGGEEQKSEQEPLKVWGHVDGDIIVDAVAPVISAQCIRVPSADGHMAAVSIKFEKETNIEELIDLMNGFVGRPQELNLPTAPKQFIKYMAEDNRPQTKLDRDYENGMGISVGRLRKDHIYDYKFVGLSHNTLRGAAGGAVLIAELLVAEGYITSK, via the coding sequence ATGGACAAAAAATTAAGGGTTGGTATTATTGGAGCAACAGGTATGGTAGGTCAGAAATTCATTACATTACTCTATAATCATCCATGGTTTGATGTTGTTTGCTTAGCAGCTAGCCCAAGATCAGCTGGAAAAACTTATTATGAAGCAGTAGGGGATAGATGGGCTCAAAATATTGAGATTCCAAAATTTATTGGAAATATGATGGTACAAGACGCTATAGCTATCAATGATATTGCAGCTGAAGTTGACTTTGTATTTTGTGCAATTGATATGGATAAACAAGCAACCAAAGAACTTGAAGAAGCTTATGCTAAAGCTGAGATTCCAGTTGTATCAAACAATTCAGCTCATAGAGGAACGAAAGATGTACCAATGGTTATTCCAGAGGTAAATAACGAACATATTAAAATAATTGAAGCTCAGAGAAAAAGATTAGGAACAAACAGAGGCTTTATTGCTGTTAAACCTAATTGTTCAATACAAAGCTATGTTCCAGTTCTGAATGCTTGGAAGAAGCTTGGATTAAAGGAAGCTGTTATTTGCACATATCAAGCGATATCTGGAGCAGGTAAAACCTTTGATACTTGGCCAGAAATGGTTGATAATGTAATTCCTTATATCGGTGGAGAAGAACAAAAGAGCGAGCAAGAACCACTTAAAGTATGGGGGCATGTTGATGGCGATATCATTGTTGATGCAGTTGCACCAGTCATTTCTGCTCAATGTATTAGAGTACCTTCAGCGGATGGACATATGGCAGCGGTTTCGATTAAGTTTGAAAAGGAAACGAATATTGAAGAGTTGATTGATTTAATGAATGGATTTGTTGGTCGACCTCAAGAACTCAATTTACCAACTGCGCCAAAACAATTTATCAAATACATGGCAGAAGATAACCGTCCTCAGACGAAGTTAGATCGTGATTATGAGAATGGAATGGGTATTTCAGTTGGACGCTTGAGAAAAGATCATATTTATGATTATAAGTTTGTTGGTTTGTCTCATAATACGTTAAGAGGTGCTGCTGGTGGTGCCGTTTTGATTGCAGAGCTGTTGGTAGCTGAAGGGTATATTACAAGTAAATAG
- the recQ gene encoding DNA helicase RecQ — protein sequence MKQARELLKKIYGYESFREGQEDVISAILEGKDCLVIMPTGGGKSICYQIPGLIFEGITLVISPLISLMKDQVDSLVDMGIPATLINSTVSATELNKRVTDIIKGKYKLVYVAPERLDSPLMMDIVHRCKISHIAIDEAHCVSQWGHDFRSAYLTIHEFICKIPIKPIVSAFTATATPHVKEDIILQIKLKDPKLFLYGYDRNNLQYYVLKGVNKKQFVLEYVTKNITESGIIYCSTRKETENVYELLIKKGVKAAVYHAGLTMNQRKTQQEQFLYDRASIIVATNAFGMGIDKSNVRYIIHYNMPENIEAYYQEAGRAGRDGEMSECILLFSPQDVQVRRYLIDQLEEKDSTYLSHRYEKLQQMTHYCHITTCLRKHILHYFGEEYPDHCGKCSNCSDEIIKEDVTIDAMKVISCVLRMKERFGVATVAEVLKGSNNKKVKQNRFEQLSTYGLLKTWSLSDIKDFISRLIADGYLIQSTDEYPILCVTHLGRAVIKKDVQVIHNQLKVREIAPADKLFERLRELRRRLASEAGLPPYTVFPDKSLREMCQFLPTYKAAMLKINGVGEVKYEKYGALFIDIIQGYMIEEGYENIMPLSL from the coding sequence ATGAAACAAGCTAGAGAATTATTAAAGAAAATCTATGGCTATGAAAGCTTTAGAGAAGGTCAAGAAGATGTAATTAGTGCAATACTAGAGGGTAAGGACTGTTTGGTGATTATGCCAACAGGTGGTGGTAAGTCGATCTGCTATCAAATACCTGGGTTGATTTTTGAAGGAATCACCTTGGTAATATCACCACTTATTTCGTTAATGAAGGATCAAGTTGATAGTTTGGTTGATATGGGAATACCAGCTACCTTGATTAATAGCACAGTAAGTGCTACGGAATTAAACAAGAGAGTTACAGATATCATTAAGGGGAAATATAAGCTGGTTTATGTAGCGCCTGAACGGTTGGATTCACCTTTGATGATGGACATTGTACATCGGTGTAAGATATCTCATATTGCAATTGATGAAGCACATTGCGTATCGCAATGGGGGCATGATTTTAGAAGTGCATATTTAACAATTCATGAATTCATTTGTAAAATACCAATCAAACCCATCGTCTCTGCTTTTACAGCAACAGCAACACCTCATGTTAAAGAGGATATCATCCTTCAAATCAAGCTTAAAGATCCCAAGCTTTTTTTATACGGTTATGACCGTAACAATCTTCAATATTATGTCTTAAAGGGAGTCAACAAGAAGCAGTTTGTTTTAGAGTATGTTACTAAGAATATAACTGAGTCTGGAATTATTTATTGTTCAACTCGCAAAGAGACAGAAAATGTCTATGAGCTTCTAATTAAAAAAGGTGTGAAAGCAGCCGTATATCATGCAGGTCTCACAATGAATCAACGTAAAACTCAACAGGAACAATTTCTATATGATAGAGCAAGTATAATTGTTGCTACCAATGCTTTTGGCATGGGAATAGATAAATCTAATGTTAGATACATTATTCATTACAATATGCCGGAAAATATTGAGGCTTATTACCAAGAAGCAGGCCGTGCAGGTCGTGATGGCGAAATGTCAGAGTGTATTTTGCTTTTTAGTCCTCAGGATGTACAAGTGAGACGGTATCTTATTGATCAATTGGAGGAAAAAGACTCTACATACTTGTCCCATCGTTACGAAAAGCTACAACAGATGACGCATTACTGCCATATCACTACTTGCCTTAGAAAGCATATACTTCATTATTTTGGAGAAGAGTATCCTGATCACTGTGGAAAATGCAGTAACTGTTCAGATGAGATCATTAAGGAAGATGTAACGATTGATGCAATGAAAGTGATTTCCTGTGTGCTTCGTATGAAGGAACGCTTCGGCGTTGCGACAGTAGCAGAGGTACTAAAGGGTTCTAATAATAAAAAGGTAAAACAAAATCGTTTTGAACAACTATCTACTTATGGGTTACTGAAAACTTGGAGCCTATCTGATATTAAAGACTTTATTAGTCGTTTAATTGCTGATGGTTATTTGATACAATCCACAGACGAATATCCAATTTTATGTGTCACTCATCTTGGACGAGCAGTCATTAAAAAAGACGTTCAGGTAATTCATAATCAATTAAAGGTTAGAGAAATTGCTCCTGCCGATAAATTGTTTGAACGCTTAAGAGAATTGAGAAGAAGATTGGCTAGTGAAGCAGGACTGCCACCATATACTGTTTTCCCCGATAAATCCTTACGAGAGATGTGCCAATTTTTGCCTACTTATAAAGCAGCAATGCTGAAAATTAATGGAGTAGGAGAGGTTAAATACGAAAAATACGGTGCATTGTTTATTGACATTATACAAGGGTATATGATTGAAGAAGGGTATGAAAATATAATGCCTTTGAGCCTGTAG
- a CDS encoding histidine phosphatase family protein, which produces MGKIFLTRHGETIWNTERRMQGHNNSPLSELGMKQAEWLFDKLKDEQIDVVLSSPLGRAIQTSEVLIANRKLEVITVDELKEINLGCWEGCISEVVEKDFPVEYHSFWNEPEKYVPIDGESFLQLNERVTFFLNNVLVHYKNKNILIVAHAVVIKALLNAIETNGEISRLWEGSHIFPTSLSTLSYENDDIRINSIGDISHYKEQLKRGWFAEEELEK; this is translated from the coding sequence ATGGGCAAGATATTTTTAACCAGACACGGTGAAACAATATGGAATACAGAAAGAAGAATGCAAGGGCATAATAACTCCCCCTTGTCCGAGCTTGGAATGAAGCAAGCCGAATGGTTATTTGATAAATTGAAAGATGAACAGATTGATGTTGTACTTTCAAGTCCACTCGGAAGAGCGATACAAACGTCGGAAGTTTTAATAGCAAACAGGAAGCTTGAAGTCATAACAGTTGATGAGTTGAAGGAAATTAACCTAGGTTGCTGGGAAGGCTGTATATCAGAAGTAGTAGAAAAAGATTTTCCAGTCGAATATCATTCTTTTTGGAATGAACCAGAGAAATATGTACCTATTGATGGTGAAAGTTTCCTTCAATTAAATGAGAGAGTAACATTCTTTTTAAATAATGTGCTTGTACATTATAAGAATAAAAATATATTGATCGTAGCTCATGCGGTTGTAATAAAAGCTTTATTGAATGCAATTGAAACAAATGGAGAAATCTCAAGACTATGGGAGGGTTCTCATATTTTCCCAACCAGCTTATCTACTTTAAGCTACGAGAATGATGACATTCGAATCAATTCAATAGGTGATATTAGTCATTATAAGGAGCAACTAAAGCGGGGATGGTTTGCAGAAGAAGAGCTTGAGAAGTAA
- a CDS encoding capsular biosynthesis protein → MNNDGLVTIKKPNSYISECYKMFRTNLNYINIDGKYKIFMTTSATVGEGKSTSTCNLAISLAQVGKKVLLIDCDLRCANIHNIFGLKQTPGLTGLLSTNMLLSEVVQQPMEIKGLDILCAGLKPPAPAELLGSEKFKNLINTASNIYDIILLDAPPVLYVTDASIISQLVDGVILVVAANKTKKSVVVNAKKALDKVGANIVGVTITKMTIKQKGKYYGEKGKNIIKTK, encoded by the coding sequence ATGAACAACGATGGATTAGTTACAATCAAAAAACCTAATTCCTATATATCTGAGTGTTATAAAATGTTTCGAACAAATCTTAACTATATAAATATTGACGGGAAGTATAAAATATTTATGACTACTAGTGCTACTGTGGGGGAAGGAAAATCAACATCTACTTGTAACCTGGCCATTTCACTCGCACAGGTTGGAAAAAAAGTATTACTTATAGACTGTGACCTAAGATGCGCAAATATACATAACATTTTTGGACTAAAGCAAACACCAGGGCTAACAGGGCTGTTATCTACAAATATGCTTTTATCTGAGGTTGTACAGCAACCTATGGAAATAAAGGGATTAGACATATTGTGTGCCGGATTAAAGCCACCTGCCCCAGCAGAATTATTAGGTTCTGAAAAATTTAAGAATTTGATTAATACAGCAAGTAATATATACGACATTATTTTGCTTGATGCGCCACCAGTTCTATATGTTACTGATGCATCTATAATTTCTCAATTAGTAGATGGAGTAATATTGGTTGTTGCAGCAAATAAAACAAAAAAGAGTGTTGTGGTTAATGCAAAAAAAGCGTTAGATAAAGTGGGTGCAAATATTGTTGGTGTAACAATAACAAAAATGACCATAAAGCAAAAAGGGAAATATTATGGCGAAAAAGGAAAAAATATTATAAAAACAAAATAA